A part of Penaeus vannamei isolate JL-2024 chromosome 1, ASM4276789v1, whole genome shotgun sequence genomic DNA contains:
- the LOC113819664 gene encoding apolipoprotein D isoform X3, with translation MLFASIVALVGLLGSAHAHDWGFGQCPRADPFPNLSVDKFLGLWYVIEQFDTSSTCLTLNYSRVSTTQLKVTKSRQLYLLDSLNIDHTNDYTGTLDIPDGENAGKMRVKWPLNVAGKGDYVVYDTDYDTYAAIYECQQLSSLMHRKSASILSRTPALDQTFVNRTKRRLNSFSIDTEDFDVVDHKSCTRRSDTDLSIKIDEDTFKKIMSGASEGIKNVASTLTTFFQVADGASNLADTVVDVTRRLGAQTDGTNASAAIRADPDVELIS, from the exons ATGCTGTTCGCAAGCATCGTCGCTTTGGTGGGGTTGCTAGggtccgcccacgcccacgactgGGGTTTTGGCCAGTGCCCGAGAGCAGACCCTTTCCCGAACCTCTCCGTGGATAAG TTCCTTGGTCTGTGGTATGTCATCGAGCAGTTCGACACGAGTTCGACATGCCTGACGCTGAACTACAGCCGAGTGTCAACCACGCAGCTGAAGGTCACCAAGTCCCGACAACTGTATCTGCTCGACAGCCTCAACATCGACCACACCAACGACTACACTGGGACGCTCGACATCCCCGACGGAGAGAACGCCGGCAAGATGCGCGTCAAATGGCCTCTca ACGTGGCAGGCAAGGGTGATTATGTAGTGTATGACACCGATTATGACACGTATGCTGCTATTTATGAGTGCCAGCAGCTGAGTTCCCTCATGCATCGCAAGTCAGCGTCCATCCTGTCTCGCACTCCCGCGCTGGACCAAACCTTCGTCAACAGG ACGAAGCGTCGACTTAATTCCTTCAGCATCGATACCGAAGACTTCGACGTCGTAGACCACAAGTCTTGCACCAGACGGTCTGACACGGATCTCAGCATCAAGATCGACGAAGACACGTTCAAGAAGATCATGTCTGGGGCTTCAGAAGGCATCAAGAACGTGGCTTCTACG CTGACGACCTTCTTCCAGGTGGCTGACGGAGCGAGCAACCTGGCTGACACCGTGGTGGACGTCACGAGGCGCCTCGGGGCCCAGACGGACGGGACGAACGCCAGCGCGGCCATCCGAGCCGACCCCGACGTCGAGCTCATCTCGTAA
- the LOC113819658 gene encoding uncharacterized protein yields the protein MSRKTMAEARGIVLGWGPKMGEDAPFLQRLWPAVLASAGEGNGLSIGAPILETLLSSCARDCLNSRKRRDELSAALTPVIEASDDSAEAAAALARAALEYHDNHFHSNGGVCKLGKFHNILYVVVSVVVEQGVQDSDTVTQLLQTLHRCEGGLDRLVAPALLGPKVSHLLSSWRSDTDSAEEARHRLQFFVDHARATRLLLPQPKGQATRVLDTPLVTLHGAPPLYVAVQAEDEDAVLLLLQNGAKPAIGGELCPFLLALRRLSSYARATMGQREPCLCTTTLCPCFYEHPIDFPLETVGVFKLILRAMGLRRIVHDPEILHPRLITDGLLGGPPSLRHWARFSIRNRLLKNWSLPHGTRMLGLPESVVRYLDLYCD from the coding sequence ATGTCCCGGAAGACGATGGCAGAGGCGCGCGGTATCGTGCTAGGCTGGGGCCCGAAAATGGGGGAGGACGCACCCTTTCTGCAGCGCCTGTGGCCGGCAGTTCTGGCCAGTGCTGGCGAAGGGAACGGCCTGTCAATAGGCGCGCCCATTCTAGAAACACTCCTTTCCAGTTGCGCGAGAGACTGCCTCAACTCCCGCAAGCGACGCGACGAGCTGTCCGCCGCGCTGACGCCCGTGATCGAGGCTTCAGACGACTCCGCGGAGGCCGCGGCCGCCCTCGCACGAGCCGCCCTCGAGTACCACGACAACCACTTCCACAGCAACGGCGGGGTGTGTAAACTGGGCAAATTCCATAACATCCTGTACGTGGTCGTGTCCGTGGTTGTGGAGCAGGGCGTGCAGGATTCGGATACGGTGACGCAGCTGCTGCAGACGCTGCACCGGTGCGAGGGGGGGCTGGACCGCCTGGTGGCCCCCGCCCTGCTCGGGCCGAAGGTGTCGCACCTTCTCAGCTCGTGGCGCTCGGACACTGACTCCGCCGAGGAGGCCAGACACCGCCTGCAGTTCTTCGTCGACCACGCCCGTGCGACCCGCCTGCTGTTGCCACAGCCTAAAGGACAGGCTACGCGTGTGCTGGACACTCCTTTGGTCACCCTTCATGGCGCGCCGCCCCTTTATGTCGCTGTCCAGGCTGAAGACGAAGACGCTGTCCTACTTCTGCTTCAAAACGGTGCTAAACCTGCCATCGGAGGGGAACTCTGCCCGTTCCTGCTGGCGCTCCGGCGACTGTCAAGTTACGCGCGAGCCACCATGGGTCAACGGGAACCCTGCTTATGCACGACTACCCTATGCCCTTGTTTCTATGAGCATCCCATCGATTTCCCTCTGGAGACTGTAGGAGTGTTTAAGCTGATTCTCCGTGCCATGGGACTGCGAAGAATAGTACACGACCCCGAGATTCTTCACCCAAGATTGATAACAGACGGACTGCTTGGCGGGCCGCCCTCTCTTCGCCACTGGGCCAGGTTCAGCATCCGCAATCGCTTGCTCAAGAACTGGTCCCTCCCGCACGGGACGAGGATGCTTGGCCTACCAGAGTCTGTGGTCAGATACCTTGACTTGTATTGTGATTAA